The following proteins are encoded in a genomic region of Terriglobales bacterium:
- a CDS encoding four helix bundle protein: MQSKPEELRNRTKAFALRVIRLFRALPRSGEAQVLGKQILRSGTSVAANYRAACRARSRVEFAARIGIVVEEADETVLWLELLAQSGMLRTERIGPLLKEAQELTAIFTTAYKTARSPQSSITQLPDSPITQ, translated from the coding sequence ATGCAAAGCAAACCGGAAGAATTGCGGAACCGCACGAAGGCCTTTGCTTTACGGGTCATCAGATTGTTTCGGGCACTACCTCGCAGCGGGGAGGCGCAGGTGCTAGGAAAGCAAATTTTGAGAAGCGGTACATCCGTCGCTGCGAATTATCGTGCCGCCTGTCGCGCCAGGTCGCGGGTTGAGTTTGCGGCTCGAATTGGAATCGTGGTTGAGGAAGCTGATGAAACAGTGCTGTGGCTGGAATTGCTTGCTCAGAGTGGCATGCTCCGGACAGAGCGGATTGGGCCATTACTGAAAGAGGCGCAGGAGTTGACGGCAATTTTCACTACTGCATACAAAACGGCACGCAGTCCGCAGAGCTCAATTACGCAATTACCCGATTCGCCGATTACGCAATGA
- a CDS encoding NAD(P)H-dependent oxidoreductase subunit E, with product MRFSEQFEQRFTEMLTHYPTKRSVLVPTLLYVQDEIGYLSDEAIHEIAQRLDLSDLEVRNVISYYSMLTTEPRGKYNVQVCRNISCMLRGADDIIEHVEKKLGIGHKERTRDGLFSFEHVECIGACSWAPAMQVNYDFHENLTAEKVDSVLEKYRQSG from the coding sequence ATGAGGTTCTCTGAACAGTTCGAGCAACGGTTTACGGAGATGCTGACGCATTATCCGACTAAGCGGTCGGTGCTCGTGCCCACCTTGCTCTATGTCCAGGACGAGATCGGATATCTGAGTGACGAAGCCATACACGAGATCGCGCAGCGCCTTGATTTGAGCGATCTGGAAGTGCGCAACGTGATCAGCTATTACTCGATGCTGACCACGGAGCCACGAGGAAAGTACAACGTGCAGGTGTGCCGAAACATCAGCTGCATGTTGCGCGGCGCGGACGACATTATTGAACACGTTGAGAAGAAGCTGGGCATAGGCCATAAGGAAAGAACGCGGGACGGGCTGTTTTCGTTTGAGCACGTGGAGTGCATTGGGGCGTGTAGCTGGGCGCCAGCAATGCAGGTGAACTACGACTTCCACGAGAACCTGACAGCGGAGAAAGTGGATAGCGTGCTGGAAAAATACAGGCAATCGGGTTAG
- a CDS encoding NADH-quinone oxidoreductase subunit M: MNGANWNDSILTLVTFIPTAGALLLLVFPRRARDIRWFALFVSLITFILSLHLPTYFSHARTGFQYEINLQWISSPNIHYHLGIDGISMWLVVLTTFLTPLCVLISWNSVNERVKEFFILLLVLETALIGVFVALDLFFFYFFWEFTLIPMALLIGMYGHQRRVYAAVKFFLFTMIGSAFMLAAIIWLYAKTGSFDYLVVQDAIRSGSAGISPVALGWLFLGFFVAFAVKVPIFPLHTWLPDAHFEAPTAGSVLLAGVLLKMGTYGLLRFNVGLFPEQSRQNAPWVVTLAIIGIIYGALVAMVQPNLKKLVAYSSVSHLGFVVLGIFSFTQIGVDGAVYQMLSHGISTGALFMLVGILYERRHTFDIAEFGGLATPMPIFAAFFMVIMLSSLGLPLLNGFVGEFLVLSGAFQARHIYGILAATGVIWSAAYLLWMYQRVFFGKVRNPVNETLPDLSGRERAALWPTALMALTMGVAPIVWLGSIDPAVHTVLGPLAQTVAQAVR; this comes from the coding sequence ATGAACGGCGCGAATTGGAACGATTCCATCCTCACCCTCGTGACGTTTATTCCGACTGCGGGCGCGCTGCTGCTACTGGTATTTCCGAGGCGCGCGCGGGACATCCGGTGGTTCGCTCTCTTCGTTTCTCTGATCACCTTCATTCTTTCACTGCACCTGCCGACCTATTTTAGCCACGCGCGGACGGGATTTCAGTACGAGATCAACCTGCAATGGATTTCGTCGCCGAACATTCATTATCACCTGGGGATTGACGGCATCTCCATGTGGCTGGTGGTACTGACGACCTTCCTCACGCCGCTTTGCGTGCTTATTTCGTGGAACTCAGTTAATGAGCGAGTGAAGGAGTTCTTCATCCTGCTGCTGGTGCTGGAGACGGCGCTGATTGGCGTGTTTGTCGCTCTAGACCTGTTCTTCTTTTATTTTTTCTGGGAGTTCACGCTGATTCCGATGGCATTACTGATCGGCATGTACGGCCACCAGCGGCGGGTATACGCGGCGGTAAAATTTTTCCTGTTCACCATGATCGGGTCTGCATTCATGCTGGCGGCCATAATCTGGCTGTATGCGAAGACCGGAAGCTTTGATTACCTGGTGGTGCAAGATGCGATACGCAGCGGCTCGGCGGGAATCAGCCCGGTGGCGCTGGGCTGGCTATTTCTGGGATTTTTTGTAGCCTTTGCAGTGAAGGTGCCAATCTTTCCGCTGCACACCTGGTTGCCCGACGCGCACTTTGAAGCGCCAACTGCCGGTTCGGTGTTGCTGGCCGGCGTGCTGCTGAAGATGGGGACGTATGGCCTGCTGCGGTTTAACGTCGGGCTCTTCCCCGAGCAGTCGCGGCAAAACGCTCCCTGGGTGGTGACGCTGGCGATCATCGGGATTATCTATGGCGCGTTGGTGGCGATGGTGCAGCCCAACCTGAAGAAGTTGGTCGCTTACTCTTCCGTGAGCCATCTCGGGTTCGTGGTGCTAGGCATTTTCAGCTTTACGCAGATTGGCGTGGATGGCGCGGTGTACCAGATGCTGAGCCATGGAATTTCCACCGGAGCGTTGTTCATGCTGGTGGGAATTCTGTACGAGCGCCGACACACATTCGACATTGCGGAATTTGGCGGGCTGGCGACGCCGATGCCGATTTTTGCGGCGTTTTTCATGGTGATCATGCTTTCGTCACTCGGGCTGCCGCTGCTGAATGGATTTGTGGGGGAATTTCTGGTGCTGAGCGGTGCGTTCCAGGCTCGACACATCTATGGAATCCTGGCGGCAACGGGTGTGATCTGGAGCGCGGCTTATCTGCTTTGGATGTATCAGCGCGTGTTCTTCGGGAAGGTGCGAAATCCGGTGAACGAAACGCTGCCCGATCTGAGCGGCCGCGAGCGTGCGGCGCTGTGGCCGACTGCGTTGATGGCACTCACCATGGGCGTGGCGCCCATTGTATGGCTGGGTTCGATTGATCCGGCGGTACACACGGTGCTTGGACCCCTGGCGCAAACCGTGGCGCAGGCGGTGCGCTGA
- a CDS encoding NADH-quinone oxidoreductase subunit J, producing the protein MLHLVLFFVFAAICVGGAINLLAQRHPINSALSLIVVMGSLAVEYLLLGAEFVAVIQVIVYAGAIMVLFVFVIMLLNAGVEEQTKGSRVALIVGFPGMLAVALLLVWVLARSGNPPVPLGAEYGSAKAIGWLLFHDFLLPFEVTSVLILIAIMGAVVLASPMRRRFPEPEPEAQETEPVGVETASAGRQS; encoded by the coding sequence ATGCTGCACCTGGTTTTATTCTTCGTGTTTGCGGCCATCTGTGTTGGCGGGGCGATCAACCTGCTGGCACAGCGTCACCCGATCAACAGCGCGCTGTCGCTGATCGTGGTGATGGGCTCGCTCGCGGTGGAATATCTGCTGCTGGGGGCGGAGTTCGTGGCGGTGATCCAGGTGATCGTGTACGCCGGCGCGATCATGGTGCTGTTTGTGTTTGTCATCATGCTGCTGAATGCCGGCGTGGAGGAACAGACCAAAGGCAGCCGCGTGGCGTTAATTGTTGGTTTTCCTGGAATGCTGGCGGTGGCGCTGCTGCTGGTCTGGGTGCTGGCGCGGAGCGGCAACCCTCCAGTCCCGTTGGGCGCTGAATATGGCTCGGCGAAAGCAATTGGGTGGCTGCTGTTTCACGATTTCCTCTTGCCTTTCGAGGTGACGTCGGTGCTGATCCTGATTGCCATCATGGGAGCGGTGGTGCTGGCCTCGCCGATGCGGAGGCGTTTTCCCGAACCGGAGCCGGAAGCTCAGGAAACCGAACCGGTGGGCGTGGAGACCGCTAGCGCGGGGAGGCAAAGCTGA
- the nuoK gene encoding NADH-quinone oxidoreductase subunit NuoK codes for MVPLSYYLILSAILFACGVAGFLVKRNIITIFISIELMLNGVNLSFVAFAAHWHRLSGQVFVFFVMVVAAAEAAVGLAIIISIFRTRETLNVDEVNLLKL; via the coding sequence ATGGTGCCTCTTTCTTATTACCTGATCCTGAGCGCGATACTGTTCGCGTGCGGCGTGGCCGGATTTCTGGTTAAGCGCAACATCATTACGATTTTCATTTCGATTGAGTTAATGCTGAACGGGGTGAATCTGTCTTTTGTGGCATTCGCCGCGCACTGGCATCGGCTGAGCGGGCAGGTGTTTGTGTTCTTCGTGATGGTAGTGGCTGCGGCGGAAGCTGCCGTGGGCCTGGCGATCATCATTTCTATCTTCCGCACGCGCGAGACTTTAAATGTGGACGAAGTGAATCTGCTGAAACTATGA
- the nuoH gene encoding NADH-quinone oxidoreductase subunit NuoH, protein MNIQTFIVVSVIKTVIAVFLLLTSVAYTVWLERKLVGHMQNRWGPTRVGPFGLLQPLADGIKFLLKEDLTPPNVYKPLYIGAPMLALTLALMSVAVIPIGGWITVGHIQTPLQITDVNVGLLVILGITSIGVYGVALAGWSSNSKYSLLGGLRASAQMVSYEVSLGLALVSVLILAGSLSLRDIVDAQAGTWWGWLPKWFLFKGQFVAFFVYLMAAFAETNRVPFDLPEAETELVAGYHTEYSSMKFAMFFMAEYANMFTVACLASLLFLGGWHGPLFGPPLLQQLLPVFWFGLRIFFFIFLYIWIRGTLPRFRYDQLMAFGWKFLLPVAIANLMITGLVVALRS, encoded by the coding sequence ATGAACATTCAGACCTTTATCGTCGTGTCGGTGATCAAGACGGTGATCGCGGTGTTTTTGCTGCTCACGTCGGTGGCCTACACGGTCTGGCTGGAACGCAAGCTGGTCGGGCACATGCAGAACCGCTGGGGACCGACCCGGGTAGGCCCCTTTGGGCTGCTGCAGCCGTTGGCGGATGGAATCAAGTTCCTGCTCAAGGAAGACCTGACGCCGCCCAATGTTTACAAGCCACTTTATATCGGCGCCCCCATGCTCGCGCTGACACTGGCGCTGATGTCGGTGGCGGTGATCCCGATTGGTGGATGGATAACGGTGGGACACATTCAAACACCCTTGCAGATCACGGATGTGAACGTGGGATTGTTGGTGATTCTGGGAATCACATCCATCGGGGTGTATGGAGTGGCGCTGGCGGGGTGGTCATCGAACAGCAAGTATTCCCTGCTGGGCGGTCTGCGGGCTAGCGCGCAGATGGTGAGCTATGAAGTTTCGCTGGGCCTGGCGTTGGTGAGCGTGCTAATTCTTGCCGGGAGCCTGAGCCTGCGGGACATTGTTGACGCACAGGCGGGCACCTGGTGGGGATGGCTGCCAAAATGGTTTCTGTTCAAAGGCCAGTTTGTGGCCTTTTTTGTGTATCTCATGGCGGCGTTTGCAGAGACAAATCGCGTGCCCTTCGACCTGCCGGAAGCAGAAACCGAGCTCGTGGCCGGGTACCACACCGAGTACAGCTCGATGAAATTTGCCATGTTCTTTATGGCCGAATACGCAAATATGTTCACGGTGGCATGCCTGGCTTCTCTGCTGTTTCTGGGGGGGTGGCACGGGCCGCTGTTTGGACCGCCGCTGCTGCAACAGCTGTTGCCGGTATTCTGGTTTGGGCTACGCATATTCTTCTTCATCTTTCTGTACATCTGGATCCGCGGCACGCTGCCGCGCTTCCGCTATGACCAGCTGATGGCGTTTGGCTGGAAGTTCCTGTTGCCGGTTGCTATTGCCAATCTGATGATTACGGGTCTGGTGGTGGCACTCAGGTCGTAA
- the nuoG gene encoding NADH-quinone oxidoreductase subunit NuoG: MADVTITVDGKKVTAPAGTLLIEACKSVGIEVPSFCYYPGLSLQGACRMCLVKIEKMPKLQTACTTAITDGMVVSTEIEEVKQARKSMLEMLLANHPLDCPVCDAGGECELQDMTFAYGAANSKFIEIKNHKDEQQWSPVVFFDRPRCILCYRCVRVCGEGMDVWALGVQNRGVVSVIAPNKEDHLECEECGMCIDICPVGALTSGAYRYKTRPWEMKHVGTICTHCGDGCKTTLGVRRASTGMEIVRGDNRDKGGINGDFLCIKGRYAFDFAEHKDRITQPLIRKNGELEPATFEEAYELIAQRLKEIRARDGGQAIGVVGSTRTTNEENYLLQKFARVVLGTNNIDHHRTTDFPGFVSALAGKKETTASMREVFNAPAILLVGNKPTDQHPLLAWQIRNNVRLHRARLYVMNSYPIKLRRQATSFTLLPPGAEGRAAEFLAGDDGAADAIVSGETTRDALVALRDKLRGEQNLVIIFGSELRGADIAALVRFGSVIPGAKFICLADYANSRGAADMGLYPDLLPGYIPVAAGTKFHQEWGGEVPSAPGLDLGQMVEAAKRDRLKALYVVGANPVARYNIDPFALEKVFLVVQDMFLTETAMLAQVVLPAASGYEKSGTFTNTCGDLQLVKKAGDVTGTKSDFEMIVRVAERMGFDAHRLVPFGRALRADLGQSRGAQSGESDRHSVWLEAHGLEPKVSPLDPTAMLDEIQRLVPGYEVSRMGVMAGNDQHTFIEENVAGPLPSHPELIVPAEDTLFTSGTLGRYSRTLNSVLESRREVPADKEVEV; this comes from the coding sequence ATGGCTGACGTAACCATCACGGTGGATGGTAAGAAGGTCACGGCGCCTGCGGGTACGCTGCTGATCGAGGCCTGCAAGAGTGTGGGCATCGAGGTGCCGTCATTCTGTTACTACCCCGGATTGTCTTTGCAGGGCGCCTGCCGCATGTGCCTGGTGAAAATCGAGAAGATGCCGAAGTTGCAGACCGCATGCACCACGGCGATTACCGATGGCATGGTGGTCAGCACCGAGATTGAAGAGGTAAAGCAGGCGCGCAAGTCCATGCTAGAGATGCTGCTGGCGAACCACCCGCTGGATTGCCCGGTTTGCGATGCGGGCGGTGAGTGCGAACTGCAGGACATGACGTTTGCCTATGGGGCCGCAAACTCAAAATTCATCGAGATCAAGAACCACAAAGACGAGCAGCAGTGGTCGCCGGTCGTGTTCTTTGACCGGCCACGCTGCATCTTGTGCTATCGCTGTGTGCGGGTGTGCGGCGAGGGCATGGACGTTTGGGCGCTCGGGGTGCAGAACCGGGGCGTAGTTTCGGTGATCGCGCCTAATAAAGAAGACCACTTGGAGTGCGAAGAGTGCGGCATGTGCATAGATATCTGCCCCGTCGGTGCGCTCACATCCGGTGCGTATCGGTACAAGACGCGCCCCTGGGAGATGAAGCACGTGGGTACGATCTGCACGCACTGCGGCGATGGATGCAAGACCACACTGGGTGTGCGGCGGGCATCGACCGGAATGGAAATCGTGCGCGGCGACAATCGGGACAAGGGCGGTATCAATGGCGACTTCCTGTGCATTAAGGGGCGTTACGCGTTTGATTTCGCCGAGCACAAGGACCGCATCACGCAGCCGCTGATCCGCAAAAATGGCGAATTGGAGCCGGCGACCTTTGAGGAAGCTTACGAGCTGATCGCGCAGCGGCTGAAAGAGATTCGCGCGCGCGACGGCGGGCAGGCGATTGGCGTGGTGGGTTCGACTCGCACCACCAATGAAGAGAATTATCTGTTGCAGAAGTTTGCGCGGGTAGTGCTTGGTACTAACAATATTGATCACCATCGCACCACAGACTTCCCAGGATTTGTGAGTGCGCTCGCGGGAAAGAAAGAGACCACCGCGAGCATGCGCGAGGTGTTCAATGCGCCGGCCATTTTGTTGGTTGGCAATAAGCCGACCGACCAACATCCGCTTTTGGCGTGGCAGATACGTAACAACGTGCGGTTACACCGGGCGCGGCTGTACGTGATGAACTCGTATCCAATTAAATTGCGGCGACAGGCGACAAGCTTCACGCTGTTGCCGCCGGGAGCGGAGGGGAGAGCTGCAGAGTTTCTGGCGGGAGATGACGGCGCGGCGGATGCGATTGTAAGCGGGGAAACAACGCGCGACGCTTTGGTCGCGCTGCGCGACAAGCTGCGTGGAGAGCAGAACCTGGTCATTATTTTCGGATCGGAGTTGCGCGGCGCTGATATCGCTGCACTGGTGCGGTTCGGGTCGGTGATTCCTGGCGCAAAGTTCATCTGTTTGGCGGACTACGCTAACTCGCGAGGCGCGGCGGACATGGGTCTCTATCCCGATCTGCTGCCGGGTTACATTCCGGTCGCGGCGGGGACGAAGTTTCATCAGGAATGGGGCGGCGAAGTGCCCAGCGCCCCGGGCCTAGATCTGGGCCAGATGGTGGAGGCCGCCAAACGAGACCGGCTCAAGGCGTTGTATGTAGTGGGAGCAAATCCGGTTGCCCGCTACAACATAGACCCGTTTGCATTAGAAAAGGTGTTTCTGGTGGTGCAGGACATGTTCCTGACGGAAACAGCGATGCTGGCGCAGGTGGTGCTGCCGGCGGCGAGCGGGTATGAGAAGTCGGGCACGTTTACCAACACTTGCGGCGATCTGCAGCTGGTGAAAAAAGCCGGCGACGTGACCGGCACCAAAAGCGACTTCGAAATGATCGTGAGGGTGGCGGAGCGGATGGGCTTTGATGCACATCGCCTGGTTCCGTTTGGGCGAGCCTTGCGAGCGGACCTGGGCCAGTCGCGCGGCGCGCAATCGGGCGAGTCCGACCGGCATTCAGTCTGGCTGGAGGCCCACGGGCTCGAGCCCAAAGTGAGCCCGCTGGATCCCACCGCCATGCTGGACGAAATCCAGCGCCTGGTGCCGGGATACGAGGTATCGCGTATGGGGGTAATGGCAGGCAACGACCAGCACACATTCATAGAAGAGAATGTTGCCGGGCCGCTGCCGTCGCATCCGGAATTGATCGTGCCTGCCGAAGATACGCTTTTCACCTCCGGTACTCTGGGCCGTTACTCGCGAACCCTCAATTCAGTGCTTGAAAGCCGACGAGAAGTTCCGGCCGACAAAGAAGTGGAAGTCTAA
- the nuoL gene encoding NADH-quinone oxidoreductase subunit L — MNVNFHLWLIPLLPLVGAGINGLLGRRFSRPLVAAVGLTFVAASVATAWWVAIQFWGLPLQAIPHSERLAPWIISGNFSVDFGFYLDQLALVMVLIVTNVGFLIHIYSVGYMWEEGGFYRYFAYLNLFMFFMLTLVLASNYLVMFIGWEGVGLASYLLIGFFFTRDSAAAAGKKAFIVNRIGDFGFLIGLFLLIQHFGSLDYDKVFPAVSNMAIETGGIGLLTAIGLLLLTGACGKSAQIPLYVWLPDAMEGPTPVSSLIHAATMVTAGVYMVARSHVIFDRAPGALMAVAIIGTITALFAAMIGTVQTDIKKVLAYSTISQLGYMFLACGVAAYSAGIFHLMTHAFFKGLLFLAAGSVIHALGGEQDMRNMGGLRKEIPWTFWTMTAGTMAIAGIPFFSGFFSKDQILWKAWSSPYGSLAYWLVGIFTALLTSFYMFRLWFMTFFGEYRGSLEHHHEPAGQETHAHQGHIHESPKIMLVPMTILAVLSVVGGYVGVPDALDGHNHFDRFLSPVFKVSAEAMPAGLKPGEPPPVAAEQRAREGNVELELTGVSVGAAFLGLFLAWLLYYRRRDLPDRIAAGLGWFYGAVRDKFYIDELYQAVIVSPLINGSERVLWKGVDVAGIDATADDSAYEARSLSDRLRRMQSGNLRSYAGWVALGAALAVAFMIWKGTR, encoded by the coding sequence ATGAACGTTAACTTCCACTTGTGGTTGATTCCGCTGCTGCCGCTGGTTGGGGCAGGGATCAATGGGCTGCTGGGACGGCGTTTTTCCAGACCGCTGGTTGCTGCGGTCGGGCTGACGTTTGTGGCGGCGTCGGTGGCCACGGCGTGGTGGGTGGCGATCCAGTTCTGGGGACTGCCGCTGCAAGCGATCCCGCATAGCGAGCGGCTAGCGCCATGGATCATTTCGGGAAATTTCAGCGTGGATTTTGGTTTCTACCTGGACCAGCTGGCGCTGGTGATGGTGTTGATCGTCACCAACGTAGGATTTTTGATTCACATTTATTCGGTCGGATACATGTGGGAAGAGGGCGGGTTCTACCGCTACTTCGCCTATCTGAACCTGTTCATGTTCTTCATGCTCACGCTGGTGCTGGCCAGCAACTACCTGGTGATGTTTATCGGATGGGAGGGCGTGGGACTGGCTTCGTATCTACTCATCGGATTCTTTTTTACCCGGGACTCGGCGGCAGCCGCGGGGAAAAAAGCGTTCATTGTTAACCGCATCGGCGATTTCGGATTTCTGATTGGGCTGTTCCTGCTTATCCAGCATTTCGGTTCGCTCGACTACGACAAGGTCTTTCCGGCAGTTTCGAATATGGCGATTGAGACCGGTGGCATCGGGTTGTTGACCGCGATCGGTCTGCTGCTGCTGACGGGAGCGTGCGGCAAGTCAGCACAGATACCTCTTTATGTGTGGCTGCCGGATGCGATGGAGGGTCCTACGCCGGTCTCGTCGCTGATCCACGCGGCCACCATGGTGACCGCGGGCGTCTACATGGTGGCGCGCTCGCATGTGATCTTTGACCGCGCGCCCGGCGCGCTGATGGCGGTGGCGATCATCGGCACGATCACGGCGCTGTTTGCGGCGATGATTGGCACGGTGCAGACGGACATCAAGAAGGTGCTGGCATATTCCACAATTTCGCAGCTGGGATACATGTTCCTGGCATGCGGAGTGGCTGCTTATTCGGCGGGCATCTTCCACTTAATGACACACGCGTTCTTTAAGGGGCTGCTCTTCCTGGCGGCAGGCTCGGTGATTCACGCACTCGGCGGCGAGCAGGACATGCGCAACATGGGCGGGTTGCGAAAGGAAATTCCATGGACGTTCTGGACGATGACCGCCGGGACAATGGCGATCGCGGGCATTCCCTTCTTCAGCGGCTTCTTCAGCAAAGATCAGATCCTATGGAAGGCATGGTCGAGTCCGTACGGCAGCTTGGCATATTGGTTGGTGGGAATATTTACCGCGCTGCTGACATCCTTTTATATGTTTCGCCTGTGGTTCATGACGTTTTTTGGCGAATACCGCGGATCACTTGAGCACCATCACGAGCCCGCAGGCCAGGAGACGCACGCACATCAGGGGCATATCCACGAAAGCCCCAAGATCATGCTCGTGCCGATGACGATCCTGGCGGTGCTGTCTGTAGTGGGTGGATATGTGGGAGTTCCCGATGCACTGGACGGCCACAACCATTTCGACCGATTCTTATCCCCGGTTTTCAAAGTGAGCGCGGAAGCGATGCCGGCCGGGTTAAAACCTGGTGAACCGCCGCCCGTAGCCGCAGAGCAGAGAGCGCGGGAAGGAAATGTTGAGCTGGAACTCACTGGGGTTTCGGTGGGTGCGGCGTTTCTGGGACTGTTTCTCGCATGGCTGCTGTACTACCGCCGACGCGATTTGCCCGACCGAATCGCGGCCGGGCTGGGATGGTTCTACGGAGCGGTGCGCGACAAGTTCTATATAGACGAGCTGTATCAGGCGGTGATAGTCAGCCCCTTGATCAATGGTTCGGAACGCGTGCTGTGGAAGGGTGTTGATGTAGCGGGCATAGATGCGACTGCGGATGACAGCGCCTATGAGGCTCGCAGCCTCTCTGATCGGCTGCGACGGATGCAGTCCGGCAACTTGCGGTCATACGCGGGATGGGTGGCGCTGGGCGCTGCGCTGGCTGTGGCGTTCATGATTTGGAAGGGGACGCGATGA
- the nuoF gene encoding NADH-quinone oxidoreductase subunit NuoF, giving the protein MPDLVSHPDEVKIISRRFGKGAANLDRYLELDGYKAVQKALEIGPDAIINEVKASNLRGRGGAGFPTGMKWSFVPKQSAKPKYILCNGDESEPGTCKDRLILEHDPHAVIEGVVIAGLAVGSQTGYIYIRGEYRYLLEIMQKALADAYARGFLGKNIFGSGRQFDVYWHGGAGAYEVGEESALMESLEGKRGIPRIRPPFPAVVGLWGGPTVINNVETLASVPHIMLGGGQWYAGLGTPKNGGTRLFCLSGHVERPGVYELPMGYNLKKMIYEVGGGMGNGRKLKACTPGGSSTPVLTADECDVGMDFDQMMKAGSMLGSGGVVALDDTTCMVKYALRIMKFYQHESCGWCIPCREGTDWLDKTLTRLHSGSGLKRDIDNVLYLSENMLGRTFCPLGDAAAMPTISIVKKFRKEFEEHLEGRQCPYQAEPAMAIG; this is encoded by the coding sequence ATGCCAGACCTGGTTTCACATCCCGACGAGGTAAAGATCATATCGCGGCGTTTTGGTAAAGGCGCCGCAAACCTTGATCGCTATCTCGAGCTCGACGGCTACAAGGCTGTCCAGAAGGCGCTGGAGATCGGCCCGGACGCGATCATTAATGAGGTCAAGGCGTCGAACCTGCGGGGCCGGGGCGGCGCCGGATTTCCGACGGGGATGAAGTGGTCTTTTGTGCCCAAGCAATCTGCCAAACCCAAGTACATCTTGTGCAACGGGGATGAGAGCGAGCCGGGGACGTGCAAGGACCGACTCATTCTGGAGCACGATCCCCACGCGGTAATTGAGGGAGTGGTAATCGCCGGCCTGGCAGTGGGATCGCAAACGGGATACATCTACATCCGGGGCGAGTACCGCTACCTGCTAGAGATCATGCAGAAGGCACTGGCCGATGCGTATGCTCGCGGATTTTTGGGCAAGAACATTTTCGGCAGCGGACGCCAGTTTGATGTTTATTGGCATGGCGGAGCGGGCGCCTACGAGGTTGGCGAAGAATCGGCGCTGATGGAATCGCTGGAGGGAAAGCGCGGTATTCCACGCATTCGGCCTCCCTTCCCTGCCGTGGTCGGGCTGTGGGGCGGCCCCACGGTCATTAATAATGTGGAGACGCTGGCCAGCGTGCCGCACATCATGCTGGGCGGCGGCCAATGGTACGCGGGTCTGGGCACGCCCAAAAACGGTGGCACTCGATTGTTCTGCCTGAGCGGCCACGTGGAGCGGCCGGGGGTTTACGAGCTCCCGATGGGCTACAACCTCAAAAAAATGATCTATGAGGTCGGTGGCGGGATGGGGAATGGGCGGAAGCTCAAGGCGTGCACGCCGGGCGGGTCATCCACTCCGGTGCTGACCGCAGACGAGTGCGATGTGGGCATGGACTTTGACCAGATGATGAAAGCGGGATCCATGCTGGGCTCGGGCGGAGTGGTGGCGCTGGACGACACTACCTGCATGGTGAAGTATGCGCTGCGGATCATGAAGTTTTATCAGCACGAAAGCTGTGGCTGGTGCATTCCTTGCCGTGAAGGCACGGACTGGCTGGACAAGACGTTGACGCGGCTGCACTCCGGGAGTGGGCTCAAGCGAGATATTGATAATGTGCTGTACCTCTCCGAGAACATGCTGGGGAGAACATTTTGCCCGTTGGGTGACGCGGCGGCAATGCCGACGATCTCTATTGTGAAGAAGTTTCGCAAAGAATTTGAGGAGCACCTGGAAGGCCGGCAGTGCCCGTACCAGGCCGAACCGGCGATGGCAATCGGGTAA